Genomic window (Maridesulfovibrio ferrireducens):
AAAAAATCAGTACTTTTTATATAATTCATAGGGCTTAAAGGTTCTCGTTTTTTTGTTTTCTGAAATTAAAATGTGTATTTATTATTAACAAAAAATGAGAAATGTCAATCTTAACTAAACATAAGAAGCAAAAAAAGAGCCGTCGATTATGGCGGCTCTATGTGTAGTTAATTAGTAGTGATTACTTGTTCATAAATTTCGCGATCAGTTCTCCGAGAACTGCATCAGCCTGATCGTGGGGGACCTGACATGTTCCAACCTGCTTGTGGCCACCACCGCCGTATTCCAGAAGTGTGCTACCCACATCAACTTTACAGGTGCGCTTAATAATACTGTATCCGATAGAAAATACTGTGTTTTGTTTCAGTTTACCCCAGATAATCTGAATACTTACATCACACTGTGGGAACATCGAGTATACTGTGAATCTGTTACCGGGATAAATTTCATCTTGTTCACGAAGGTCTAATATCAAAACATTTGCAAAGACTTCTGCTCTGTTTTTGAGCATATCCCGGAATTGTTGATCTCTTTCAAGGTAAAGGTCTATACGTTCTTTAACATCAGGCAGTTCAAGAATTTCGGTAATGTTAAGAGTCCGGCAATATTCGATTAAGTTTTCCATCAACTGATAGTTACTTACATTGAAATGTCTGTATCGTCCCAGTCCTGTTCTCGGGTCCATAATGAAACCGAGCATGATCCATCCGATCGGGTTTTCGACTTCTTCAGCTGTAAGGTCGCCACTATCTACTTTATCAACATAGTATAGCATTTCGTCGAATTTATCGTCGAATTTTTCATGTCCGCCGAAGTATTCCCAGATGACCCTTGCAGCACTTTTTGCTTTTCTGGACATTCCCTGAAAATCAAGATCCATTCCAAGTCGCTCTTCTTCACTGGAGTGGTGGTCAAACCAGTATCCGCAACCTTCGATATACGGAACGTTTGCAACGATGTCGTTGGGGTCTCCGGGGTATTTGCCGTCCTGAACATCTTTAGGATGGACAAACATCCAGTTATCCATAATTCCGATATCTGTTAGAAGGACTGCACAAGCTAAACCGTCAAAGTCAGATCTTGTCAAAAGCCGCATGCACCTCTCCCTGTGGGTTAGGAAAATATAATTAAATTTTATTCAGAGATTCAAGTTAAATAGATTATTTGTATTAAATTAAATTAAAAATTATTTAATTACAATCTGATTTTTAAGAGAAAAAAATACATTTAAAAAATAACTGTGTTTAATCGTTAGTGAATCTATTTTATTATTAAAACAGGACAATTCGCGGTGTTCAACACCTTATGTGTAACACTACCAATGAGTAACCCTTCTAAGTCTGATTTTCCTTTTGATCCCATTATAATCAAGTCGCATTCTTCAGTTTCTGATACTGTTATTATTGAGTTAGTTGTATCTCCGCCAATAGTTTTATCACTAAGTGATATTTTTTCAGCCTGAGGGTCGTCCATGTATTTTTGAAGAATAGCGTA
Coding sequences:
- a CDS encoding universal stress protein; amino-acid sequence: MIFSKILIPVDGSIHSDNAVKYGFDLAEMCGAKVILLHCHPPVPSGLGEPNFQKAIDTATRNSYAILQKYMDDPQAEKISLSDKTIGGDTTNSIITVSETEECDLIIMGSKGKSDLEGLLIGSVTHKVLNTANCPVLIIK
- a CDS encoding exopolyphosphatase — protein: MRLLTRSDFDGLACAVLLTDIGIMDNWMFVHPKDVQDGKYPGDPNDIVANVPYIEGCGYWFDHHSSEEERLGMDLDFQGMSRKAKSAARVIWEYFGGHEKFDDKFDEMLYYVDKVDSGDLTAEEVENPIGWIMLGFIMDPRTGLGRYRHFNVSNYQLMENLIEYCRTLNITEILELPDVKERIDLYLERDQQFRDMLKNRAEVFANVLILDLREQDEIYPGNRFTVYSMFPQCDVSIQIIWGKLKQNTVFSIGYSIIKRTCKVDVGSTLLEYGGGGHKQVGTCQVPHDQADAVLGELIAKFMNK